The Persephonella sp. KM09-Lau-8 nucleotide sequence CCAAAAGGGGCTTTTAGGTTTTATTCTACGTTTTCAGGAACGATATGAACTTTTATTGTTTCGCTAACTTCAGGGTGAAGTCTGATTGTGATGTTGTAAGAACCAATATTTCTTAATGGATTTCTAAGCATAATTTTCTTTCTGTCTATTTCTATTCCTTTCTCTTTGAGAGCTTCTGCTATATCTGCTGTTGTAACAGAGCCATAGAGTTTTCCTGTTGTTCCAACAGGTCTTTTGATTTCTATTTCCAGACCTTTAAGTTTTTCCGCAAGCTCAAGGGCTTTTTGTTTTTCCCTTTCAAGCTTTCTTGATTTTTGTCTGAGTATTTCCTGAACCATTCTTATATTACTGTCTGTAGCCTCATAGGCAAGGCCTTTAGGTATCAGATAATTTCTTGCAAAACCTCTTTTAACTTCTATGATATCCCCTATTGTTCCCCAACCTTCAACATCTTTAGCAAGTATAACTTTCATTCTTCCTCAACCTCCTAC carries:
- the rplI gene encoding 50S ribosomal protein L9, encoding MKVILAKDVEGWGTIGDIIEVKRGFARNYLIPKGLAYEATDSNIRMVQEILRQKSRKLEREKQKALELAEKLKGLEIEIKRPVGTTGKLYGSVTTADIAEALKEKGIEIDRKKIMLRNPLRNIGSYNITIRLHPEVSETIKVHIVPENVE